In Parasphingorhabdus halotolerans, a single window of DNA contains:
- a CDS encoding prolyl hydroxylase family protein yields the protein MPTIKPLSKQDTLKYANPKRMAEIGRDVTDTLNANPHVQWLESPHVQLYVCQNFLSDKDCDLLVKMIDADSQPSTLYEGTEKEGYRTSDSCNVDPHDPDIKRIDQMICDLMGIPASHSEILQGQRYKVGQEFKDHHDFFHESEQYWPTEARAGGQRTWTAMAYLNEPEEGGGTAFPQLTYSVAPRKGMLLMWNNMGIDGKPNLNTLHAGTPVIRGTKYIITKWFRLNAWRGAPTN from the coding sequence ATGCCAACGATCAAGCCGCTCTCGAAACAAGATACGCTAAAATACGCCAATCCCAAACGCATGGCGGAAATCGGGCGCGACGTAACCGATACGCTCAACGCGAACCCGCACGTGCAATGGCTCGAAAGCCCGCATGTTCAGCTCTATGTCTGCCAGAATTTTCTGTCCGACAAGGATTGCGACCTGCTGGTGAAAATGATTGATGCGGACTCGCAACCATCAACGCTGTACGAAGGTACGGAAAAGGAAGGCTATCGCACCAGCGACAGTTGCAATGTCGACCCGCATGACCCCGATATCAAACGCATCGACCAGATGATCTGCGACCTCATGGGCATCCCCGCGTCCCACAGCGAGATCTTGCAGGGGCAGCGCTACAAGGTTGGTCAGGAATTCAAGGACCATCACGATTTCTTTCATGAAAGCGAGCAATATTGGCCGACCGAAGCGCGCGCTGGCGGTCAGCGCACCTGGACGGCGATGGCCTATTTGAACGAGCCCGAAGAAGGTGGCGGCACTGCTTTTCCCCAACTCACCTATTCCGTCGCGCCGCGCAAGGGCATGCTGCTGATGTGGAATAATATGGGGATTGACGGCAAGCCCAATCTCAACACGCTGCATGCCGGCACGCCGGTGATCAGAGGCACGAAGTATATCATCACCAAATGGTTCCGTCTTAATGCCTGGCGCGGCGCACCTACCAATTAG
- a CDS encoding metal-dependent hydrolase family protein codes for MPKQDPITVIVAGQLITDAQSNAGGPAVIRVQNGKILSISRDEMLDPASDPAIVDLSNKTVMPGLIDLHVHLTGDPGGDFWKEATEPAEWGVVVGAKNAQLTAKAGFTTVREAGSSKYSAFSLRRGTAEGKISGPRIIAAGPALAIVGGHGDTTGFTEDINDALASGYSCTGPVQCAEKVRKASRAGADIIKITATGGVLSQQGRGLEAHFSDAEMKSIADTAHSLGLNVMAHAHGARGIEAAAKAGIDTIEHGTYLDKQAADAMKANGTILVPTLMAFKGVTERLGKGIYTPVVEDKVRAVSETAKVFMRKAHGWGVPIAFGTDAGVFDHGRNAGEFALMVEQGLTPREAVASATTVAAKVLDMENEIGKIAVGFSADLIAVSGNPLDDVTVLENVDWVMVRGRVID; via the coding sequence ATGCCAAAACAAGACCCAATCACGGTCATTGTCGCCGGGCAACTCATCACTGACGCGCAAAGCAATGCTGGCGGACCAGCGGTCATTCGCGTTCAGAATGGGAAAATACTCTCAATATCGCGGGACGAAATGCTCGACCCTGCAAGTGATCCGGCGATTGTTGATCTAAGCAACAAAACCGTGATGCCCGGCCTGATTGATCTCCATGTTCACCTCACTGGCGATCCCGGCGGAGATTTCTGGAAAGAAGCCACCGAACCAGCCGAATGGGGCGTTGTGGTCGGCGCGAAAAATGCGCAGCTCACCGCTAAGGCTGGCTTCACTACAGTCCGCGAGGCAGGATCATCAAAATATAGCGCCTTTTCCTTGCGGCGCGGCACGGCAGAGGGTAAAATCTCCGGTCCCCGGATAATCGCTGCCGGTCCCGCACTGGCAATTGTTGGCGGTCACGGAGACACAACCGGCTTTACCGAAGATATAAACGACGCGCTTGCTAGCGGCTATAGCTGCACCGGGCCGGTCCAATGCGCCGAGAAAGTCCGCAAAGCATCCCGCGCCGGAGCCGACATTATCAAGATAACCGCGACCGGCGGTGTGCTCTCCCAGCAGGGACGCGGCCTGGAAGCGCATTTCTCCGATGCGGAAATGAAGTCCATTGCCGACACCGCCCATTCGCTCGGATTAAACGTCATGGCCCATGCGCACGGTGCACGCGGTATTGAAGCAGCAGCGAAAGCGGGAATCGACACAATCGAACACGGGACCTATCTTGATAAGCAAGCGGCCGATGCGATGAAGGCCAACGGCACAATCCTGGTGCCGACTTTAATGGCTTTCAAAGGTGTCACCGAGCGCCTGGGCAAAGGCATTTATACCCCGGTGGTTGAAGATAAGGTCCGTGCCGTTTCCGAGACCGCCAAAGTCTTTATGAGAAAGGCGCATGGCTGGGGCGTGCCGATTGCCTTTGGGACAGACGCCGGCGTCTTTGATCATGGTCGCAATGCCGGCGAGTTTGCGCTGATGGTCGAGCAGGGCTTGACGCCGCGAGAAGCGGTGGCAAGCGCGACAACGGTAGCGGCAAAGGTACTTGATATGGAGAACGAGATTGGCAAAATTGCGGTCGGTTTTTCAGCTGATCTTATCGCCGTTTCCGGCAACCCGCTTGATGATGTAACCGTACTGGAAAATGTCGATTGGGTGATGGTTCGCGGCCGGGTGATTGACTGA
- a CDS encoding RcnB family protein, whose product MRIFYITGLMAATMLTPAAASAAEIVPNLNSSQALVNVDLAGSAALQRDNRGERRANRGNGANRGDRGNRGQMRAQQSNNRGDVRGDMRAARQEARQQSRSRQDVGRNFDQARENRQARRAQATQNDIRQDRRAYRQGRQDQRQVDRRIDRRQDIRRGDRNRDGVVDRRFDRNRNGVIDRRYDRNRNGVVDRRVDRNRDGYIDRSYRQNNRNNYSRRDQRRWDRNWRSDRRYDWRSYRNSNRNYYSVGRYYSPYRSHNYRRWNVGIYLGSAFYGSRYWINDPWRYRLPAAYSGTRWIRYYDDVLLVDTYNGEVIDVIYDFFY is encoded by the coding sequence ATGCGTATATTTTATATTACGGGTCTGATGGCTGCCACGATGCTGACGCCCGCCGCCGCATCTGCCGCAGAAATCGTGCCTAACCTCAATTCATCACAAGCACTGGTCAACGTCGATCTTGCTGGAAGCGCGGCATTGCAACGCGACAACCGCGGCGAACGCCGCGCCAATCGAGGTAATGGTGCAAATCGTGGAGATCGCGGAAATCGCGGTCAGATGCGGGCCCAGCAAAGCAATAACCGCGGCGATGTTCGCGGTGACATGCGTGCTGCCCGACAGGAAGCGCGTCAACAGTCCAGGAGTCGCCAAGACGTGGGCCGCAACTTCGATCAGGCACGCGAAAATCGTCAAGCGCGCCGCGCACAGGCTACCCAGAATGACATCCGTCAGGATCGCCGCGCATATCGGCAGGGACGGCAGGACCAGCGCCAGGTGGACCGCAGAATAGATCGCCGTCAGGATATCCGGCGCGGCGACCGCAACCGCGACGGTGTTGTCGACCGTCGCTTTGACCGCAACCGCAACGGCGTGATTGACCGTCGCTATGATCGCAACCGCAATGGCGTGGTTGATCGCCGGGTTGATCGCAATCGCGATGGTTATATTGACCGCAGTTACCGCCAGAATAACCGCAACAATTACAGCCGCCGTGACCAGCGCCGCTGGGATCGCAATTGGCGCAGCGACCGGCGCTATGACTGGCGCAGCTACCGCAACAGCAACCGCAACTATTATAGCGTAGGTCGTTATTATTCGCCATATCGGAGCCATAACTACCGCCGGTGGAACGTGGGTATCTATCTCGGCTCAGCCTTCTACGGCTCACGTTACTGGATCAACGATCCCTGGCGGTATCGCCTGCCAGCCGCCTATAGCGGCACCCGCTGGATCCGCTATTATGATGACGTCCTGCTGGTCGATACCTACAACGGCGAAGTCATCGACGTAATCTACGACTTTTTTTACTAA
- the accC gene encoding acetyl-CoA carboxylase biotin carboxylase subunit, with translation MTINKILIANRGEIALRILRAAKELGIETVAVHSTADADAMHVRLADQAVCIGPPPAADSYLSIPAIISAAEISGADAIHPGYGFLSENAHFAEVVEAHDIKWIGPKPEHIKIMGDKVAAKKTAGDLGIPLVPGSDGAVSEIGEAKRVAKDVGYPVIIKAASGGGGRGMKVVNSETELETQMQQAGTEAKAAFGDATVYIEKYLGDPRHIEFQVFGDGRGNAIHLGERDCSLQRRHQKVLEEAPSPVVSAEQRERMGKVCVDAMKGMGYRGAGTIEFLYENDEFYFIEMNTRLQVEHPVTEMITGVDLVREQIRIADGRDLSVKQEEIVFSGHAIECRINAENPKTWAPSPGKVTSYHAPGGMHVRVDSGLYAGYSIPPYYDSMIAKLIVYGRTRDGCMMRLARALDEFVIEGVQTTIPLHQKLVYDEEFQSGEYTIKWLEEWLAKDNLK, from the coding sequence GTGACAATTAACAAAATCCTGATCGCCAATCGCGGTGAAATTGCGCTCCGAATTTTGCGCGCCGCCAAGGAACTGGGCATAGAAACCGTGGCCGTGCACAGCACAGCAGATGCCGATGCCATGCATGTCCGACTCGCGGATCAGGCAGTGTGCATTGGCCCGCCACCGGCTGCCGATAGCTATCTTTCCATACCGGCGATCATATCAGCAGCCGAGATTAGCGGGGCAGACGCCATCCATCCCGGATACGGCTTTCTCTCCGAAAATGCACATTTTGCCGAAGTCGTTGAAGCGCATGATATCAAGTGGATCGGCCCCAAGCCCGAGCATATCAAGATCATGGGCGACAAAGTTGCCGCAAAGAAAACCGCTGGCGATCTTGGCATTCCCCTAGTGCCCGGTTCCGACGGTGCGGTGAGCGAAATTGGCGAGGCAAAACGCGTTGCCAAGGATGTTGGTTATCCTGTGATAATCAAGGCGGCTTCGGGCGGCGGTGGACGCGGCATGAAGGTGGTGAACAGCGAGACCGAGCTGGAAACCCAGATGCAACAGGCGGGCACGGAAGCGAAAGCGGCATTCGGCGATGCCACCGTCTATATCGAGAAATATCTCGGTGATCCGCGTCATATTGAATTTCAGGTTTTCGGTGATGGCCGCGGTAATGCCATTCATTTGGGCGAACGCGATTGTTCGCTGCAACGCCGCCACCAGAAAGTTCTGGAAGAAGCGCCTTCTCCGGTCGTCAGTGCAGAGCAACGCGAACGCATGGGCAAAGTCTGCGTCGATGCTATGAAGGGTATGGGATATCGCGGCGCGGGTACGATCGAGTTTCTGTATGAAAATGATGAATTCTACTTCATCGAGATGAACACGCGGCTTCAGGTTGAACATCCGGTCACGGAAATGATCACTGGTGTTGACCTTGTTCGTGAACAAATCCGGATTGCCGATGGCCGTGATCTGTCTGTGAAGCAGGAAGAAATCGTGTTTAGCGGCCATGCCATCGAATGCCGAATCAACGCCGAAAACCCGAAGACCTGGGCACCGTCTCCTGGCAAGGTAACGAGCTATCATGCGCCAGGCGGTATGCACGTCCGCGTTGATAGCGGACTCTACGCCGGATATTCGATTCCGCCCTATTATGACAGCATGATCGCCAAGCTGATTGTCTATGGCCGCACCCGCGACGGCTGTATGATGCGGCTGGCCCGCGCGCTCGATGAATTTGTTATTGAAGGCGTGCAAACCACCATTCCATTGCATCAAAAGCTGGTCTATGATGAAGAATTCCAGTCGGGCGAATATACCATCAAATGGCTGGAAGAATGGCTGGCGAAAGATAATCTGAAATAG
- the accB gene encoding acetyl-CoA carboxylase biotin carboxyl carrier protein, whose product MPPKNESSDGMNVDIKLVRELAAVLEKAGLTEIEVEDGDRKIKVSRSGGVMSAPVAAYAPPAPAPPLPVAAAAPAAEAAPADDHAGAQKSPMVGTAYLAPEPDAPNFISVGDKVSVGDTLLIVEAMKVMNPIISESAGTVKAILVENGQPIEFDQPLVVIA is encoded by the coding sequence ATGCCTCCCAAAAATGAAAGCAGTGATGGCATGAATGTCGATATTAAACTGGTGCGTGAGCTTGCAGCTGTACTGGAAAAAGCCGGTCTCACCGAGATTGAAGTCGAAGACGGTGACCGCAAGATTAAAGTGTCCCGCAGTGGCGGTGTTATGTCTGCGCCGGTGGCAGCTTATGCGCCACCAGCGCCAGCCCCTCCCCTGCCCGTAGCCGCAGCCGCGCCGGCAGCCGAAGCTGCACCAGCCGATGATCATGCAGGCGCGCAAAAATCCCCGATGGTCGGCACAGCCTATCTCGCACCCGAACCGGATGCCCCGAATTTTATCAGCGTGGGAGACAAGGTGTCGGTTGGCGATACGCTGCTGATCGTAGAAGCCATGAAAGTGATGAACCCGATTATTTCGGAAAGCGCCGGTACAGTTAAAGCAATATTGGTCGAGAACGGTCAGCCAATTGAATTTGACCAACCACTTGTGGTGATCGCTTGA
- a CDS encoding type II 3-dehydroquinate dehydratase, protein MREPEIYGSDTLDDIAGRLEDQAQVLGFDVEIRQSNHEGHLVDWLQEAGTDEAQAVILNAGALTHTSVALHDAIKAISVPVIEVHISNPAAREEFRHRSLISPVAKGTICGLGAMGYQLALDAASKF, encoded by the coding sequence ATGCGTGAACCGGAAATCTATGGCTCCGATACATTAGATGATATCGCCGGGCGGCTCGAAGACCAGGCACAGGTGCTCGGCTTTGATGTTGAAATCCGTCAAAGCAATCATGAAGGCCATCTGGTCGATTGGCTGCAGGAAGCGGGAACGGATGAGGCGCAGGCGGTGATATTAAACGCTGGCGCGCTGACCCATACTTCTGTCGCGCTGCATGACGCGATCAAAGCCATATCTGTTCCGGTTATCGAAGTGCATATCTCCAACCCGGCAGCGCGCGAGGAATTTCGTCACAGGAGCCTAATCTCTCCGGTTGCAAAAGGAACTATTTGCGGACTAGGCGCGATGGGCTATCAACTGGCACTGGATGCCGCCTCTAAATTTTAA
- the thiS gene encoding sulfur carrier protein ThiS, with protein MTEITITLNGDPHKLAAGLSIADLVRTLDLEPEKVAVERNREIVTRSILEQVKVENGDALEIVHFVGGGDHNDDSWTVAGKTFHSRLIVGTGKYKNFEENAAAVEAAGAEIVTVAVRRVNVMDRNQPMLMDYVDPKKITYLPNTAGCFNADDAIRTLRLAREAGGWDLVKLEVLGEAKTLYPNMRETLEATEVLAKEGFKPMVYCVDDPIAAKQLEDAGAVAIMPLGAPIGSGLGIQNRVTIRLIVEGANVPVLVDAGVGTASDAAVAMELGCDGVLMNTAIAEAKEPVRMAHAMKLAVEAGRQAYLSGRMGRRMYADPSSPLSGLI; from the coding sequence ATGACCGAAATTACCATAACGCTAAACGGCGATCCGCATAAGCTGGCCGCAGGTCTTTCCATCGCTGATCTGGTGCGTACGCTGGATTTGGAGCCGGAAAAAGTCGCAGTGGAGCGTAACCGCGAGATTGTGACGCGCTCCATACTTGAGCAGGTGAAGGTCGAAAATGGTGACGCGCTTGAGATTGTCCACTTTGTTGGCGGCGGCGACCATAATGACGATAGCTGGACTGTCGCAGGCAAGACCTTCCACTCCCGGCTGATTGTCGGCACCGGAAAATATAAGAACTTTGAAGAAAATGCGGCGGCGGTGGAAGCTGCCGGGGCCGAGATTGTGACGGTCGCTGTGCGGCGGGTCAATGTCATGGACCGGAACCAGCCGATGTTGATGGATTATGTTGATCCCAAGAAAATCACCTATCTGCCTAACACCGCTGGCTGCTTTAACGCCGATGATGCCATTCGTACGCTGCGACTGGCGCGGGAAGCGGGCGGCTGGGATTTGGTGAAGCTGGAAGTGCTCGGCGAAGCAAAGACGCTTTATCCCAATATGCGTGAAACATTGGAGGCGACCGAGGTGCTGGCCAAAGAAGGCTTCAAGCCAATGGTCTATTGCGTCGATGATCCGATTGCTGCGAAACAGCTGGAAGATGCCGGTGCGGTGGCGATCATGCCGTTGGGCGCACCCATTGGTTCCGGTCTGGGTATCCAGAACCGGGTGACCATCCGGCTGATCGTGGAGGGCGCGAATGTACCGGTGCTGGTTGATGCCGGTGTTGGCACGGCGAGCGATGCCGCTGTTGCTATGGAGCTTGGTTGTGATGGCGTGTTGATGAATACCGCGATTGCCGAAGCGAAAGAACCGGTCCGCATGGCGCATGCGATGAAGCTCGCTGTCGAGGCAGGGCGTCAGGCTTATTTATCAGGTCGCATGGGCCGACGGATGTATGCCGACCCATCGAGTCCGCTTTCAGGGCTGATTTAG
- a CDS encoding UrcA family protein, translating into MTKTLLNKALMAAAAVAITTTGFAASASAQNRTVRSVAVDYSDLDLVSAAGKATLQGRIKGAVRQVCGSYDSKSLRDMADHGNCMEQASNSAQRATVTIMAAAAAGKPIKTALLVKN; encoded by the coding sequence ATGACGAAGACACTATTGAATAAAGCCCTGATGGCCGCTGCTGCGGTTGCCATAACCACCACCGGGTTTGCCGCAAGTGCGAGTGCCCAGAACCGTACGGTCAGATCGGTAGCGGTAGACTATAGTGATCTCGACCTGGTCAGCGCCGCTGGAAAAGCAACGCTGCAAGGCCGGATCAAGGGCGCGGTGCGTCAGGTCTGTGGTTCATATGATTCCAAAAGCCTTAGAGACATGGCAGATCACGGCAACTGCATGGAACAAGCCAGCAACTCGGCCCAGCGTGCTACGGTCACGATCATGGCGGCCGCAGCTGCGGGCAAGCCTATCAAAACGGCGCTTCTGGTTAAAAACTGA
- a CDS encoding LytR/AlgR family response regulator transcription factor encodes MDDIDFPPLTTLIVDDEPLAIERLQLLCARQNDINLVGTASDGEAAIRLAQQLKPDLMLLDIAMPGMTGLEVAKALSDMEGSPAIIFVTAFDRFAVEAFGVAAIDYVLKPVESDRLSLAVSRVRGRRGNMPATQKQESPWAEEFWVPYKSELRRIAASEIDRVEAERDYMRLHVGSVSYLLHQTITGLEERLNPQEFIRLHRSHLVRRDWIGGLRHDGGGIWIACLKCGTEIRIGRTHLAEAKKLAGR; translated from the coding sequence ATGGATGATATCGACTTCCCGCCATTGACCACTTTGATTGTCGATGATGAACCGCTGGCGATTGAGCGACTGCAACTTTTATGCGCGCGGCAAAATGATATTAACCTCGTCGGCACCGCCAGCGACGGTGAGGCGGCGATCCGCCTTGCACAGCAGCTGAAACCCGATCTGATGCTGCTTGATATTGCGATGCCCGGAATGACCGGCCTCGAAGTCGCAAAAGCACTCTCGGACATGGAAGGTTCACCAGCAATTATATTTGTTACGGCGTTTGACCGGTTTGCCGTTGAAGCCTTTGGGGTCGCGGCGATTGATTATGTTTTGAAGCCGGTGGAGAGTGATCGGCTCTCCTTGGCAGTATCGCGTGTGCGGGGTCGCCGGGGGAACATGCCCGCAACCCAAAAACAAGAATCGCCCTGGGCTGAAGAATTCTGGGTGCCCTATAAATCCGAACTGCGCCGCATTGCTGCATCCGAGATAGACCGGGTGGAGGCTGAACGCGATTACATGCGCTTGCACGTCGGCAGCGTAAGTTATTTATTGCATCAAACAATTACCGGGCTTGAGGAGAGGCTCAATCCGCAAGAATTTATCCGGCTTCACCGTTCGCATCTCGTCCGGCGCGACTGGATTGGCGGATTGCGGCACGATGGCGGTGGAATCTGGATTGCCTGTCTGAAATGCGGCACGGAAATCCGTATTGGCCGCACCCATCTGGCCGAAGCCAAAAAGCTGGCCGGTCGTTAG
- a CDS encoding sensor histidine kinase: MKKFDIGNPTPSVGHQVAILSILGFWFFYVTVLTLKVAVGDWPAPAEMAARRVVVTILGIGVTYILYLLLRQFEGRPLSTRIITAFTAAIPFAIVIAGINHLVFNVYDPESLFDGKSTEEMRKYMAQDYFALKSIAEDAISRFWLLSSWASLYLALSYASEVRQMERRASRFAQAAQDAELRSLRYQVNPHFLFNTLNSLSTLVMRSQPADAEEMILNLSKFYRTSLSGDPLEDVALSEEVHLQQLYLDIEKVRFPDRLKTKIEIPNVLSDVLVPGLILQPLVENAIKHGVAHSKRPVTISISAAAEYDRLKLIVADDGEAKPSGGSTDQSNGIGLANVRDRLETRFGSEASLTITRPDDGGFVVELTMPLLADVK; encoded by the coding sequence ATGAAGAAATTTGATATTGGCAATCCGACACCGTCTGTCGGTCATCAGGTCGCGATCCTTTCGATCCTCGGCTTCTGGTTTTTTTATGTAACCGTGCTGACGCTCAAGGTCGCAGTCGGTGATTGGCCGGCCCCGGCCGAAATGGCGGCGCGACGTGTGGTCGTGACGATACTCGGCATCGGCGTTACCTATATATTATATCTGCTGCTCCGGCAGTTTGAAGGACGGCCGCTGTCCACCCGGATCATTACTGCTTTTACAGCTGCAATCCCTTTCGCCATCGTTATTGCCGGGATCAATCACCTCGTGTTCAATGTCTATGATCCTGAAAGTCTGTTTGATGGAAAAAGTACCGAAGAAATGCGCAAATATATGGCGCAGGACTATTTTGCGCTAAAATCCATTGCCGAAGATGCAATCTCCCGTTTCTGGCTGTTAAGTAGCTGGGCATCCTTATATCTCGCTCTCAGTTATGCCTCTGAAGTACGACAGATGGAGCGCCGCGCGTCGCGCTTCGCCCAGGCCGCGCAAGACGCTGAACTGCGATCTCTGCGTTATCAGGTCAACCCGCATTTTCTGTTTAACACGCTCAACAGCCTGAGCACTCTGGTCATGCGCAGCCAGCCTGCTGATGCGGAAGAGATGATCCTCAACCTATCTAAATTCTATCGGACCAGCCTGTCGGGAGATCCTCTGGAAGACGTTGCATTGAGCGAAGAAGTGCATTTGCAACAGCTGTATCTGGACATTGAAAAGGTCCGCTTTCCTGATCGCCTGAAGACGAAAATTGAAATCCCCAATGTGCTTTCCGATGTTCTGGTGCCGGGTCTTATTTTACAACCCTTGGTCGAAAATGCGATCAAGCACGGTGTCGCGCACAGCAAAAGGCCGGTGACAATATCCATCAGTGCCGCAGCGGAATACGACCGGCTCAAACTCATCGTCGCAGACGATGGCGAAGCAAAACCGTCTGGCGGCAGCACAGATCAAAGCAATGGCATAGGCCTTGCCAATGTCCGGGACCGCCTGGAAACCCGTTTTGGATCCGAGGCAAGCCTCACCATCACCAGACCGGATGACGGCGGCTTTGTTGTAGAACTGACCATGCCACTATTAGCGGACGTAAAATAA
- a CDS encoding metal-dependent hydrolase codes for MNMPTPVKVQPETISTPTPQGHEITPRDRRFGRDADHARDKYWLNGDPIGTAFYDALSLTFPRGEAYFIESVKEFRDCAPPKLQREIRAFVKQEVIHSREHLALNRRLEERGFDISRIEERITESLNMTQGRPKIANLASTMTLEHYTAILAKELLANPRHMAGAEQETADLWRWHALEEIEHKGVAYDTWLYATKDWTRWQRWKVKALILYAVTVNFWRNRFTDTLDLLAQDGIKGWRVKLKFLSFLLARPGMGRKMIIPCVKFLLPGFHPWNEDDRHLIDLADSEYEAALLDRDATDSLKAA; via the coding sequence ATGAATATGCCAACCCCCGTAAAAGTCCAGCCTGAAACAATATCAACGCCGACGCCGCAAGGGCACGAAATCACACCGCGTGATCGCCGGTTCGGCAGAGATGCTGACCATGCGCGCGACAAATACTGGCTAAACGGCGACCCGATTGGCACTGCTTTCTACGATGCCCTATCACTCACATTTCCGCGCGGCGAGGCCTATTTTATAGAAAGCGTAAAGGAATTTCGCGACTGCGCGCCGCCAAAATTGCAACGGGAAATTCGGGCATTCGTCAAACAGGAGGTCATCCACAGCCGCGAGCATCTTGCACTGAACCGGCGGCTTGAAGAGCGCGGTTTTGATATAAGCAGGATCGAAGAGCGCATCACAGAATCGCTAAACATGACCCAGGGGCGACCAAAAATCGCCAATCTGGCTTCCACGATGACGCTGGAACATTATACTGCGATTCTGGCCAAGGAATTGCTCGCCAATCCGCGTCACATGGCGGGCGCCGAACAGGAAACCGCAGATCTTTGGCGTTGGCATGCTCTGGAAGAGATCGAGCACAAAGGCGTCGCCTATGACACCTGGCTCTATGCAACCAAGGATTGGACCCGCTGGCAGCGCTGGAAAGTGAAAGCGCTCATTCTTTATGCGGTTACCGTAAATTTCTGGCGTAATCGCTTCACCGACACACTGGATTTGCTGGCACAGGATGGCATCAAAGGCTGGCGCGTGAAGCTGAAGTTCCTATCTTTTTTGCTCGCCCGTCCGGGCATGGGCCGAAAGATGATAATCCCTTGTGTGAAATTCCTGTTACCCGGGTTTCATCCGTGGAACGAAGACGACCGGCATTTGATTGATCTTGCAGACAGCGAATATGAAGCGGCGTTATTAGATCGCGACGCAACGGATAGCCTGAAAGCAGCCTAA
- a CDS encoding helix-turn-helix domain-containing protein, which produces MSIAKRRLSPQESRSMALVAARDLLIEAGPQAVTLKAVAGRIGRTHANLLHHFGSASGLQKALAQYLSDSVCGTIAQAVIKSRTGEGSVRDIVDLTFDAFDKEGAGALSSWMLLTGNEDALDPIVDTIHQLVDDIAVGGHEDREMHEDTLTLVLMALGDALIGERLADSLGLKRDAARDMAERHLEQALDRWKTEHETD; this is translated from the coding sequence ATGTCAATAGCGAAGCGACGCCTCTCCCCGCAAGAAAGCCGCAGCATGGCGCTGGTGGCCGCGCGCGATCTGTTGATTGAAGCTGGTCCTCAGGCTGTAACATTGAAAGCTGTCGCGGGACGTATTGGCCGGACACACGCCAATTTGCTCCACCATTTCGGTTCGGCCTCTGGCCTGCAAAAAGCGCTGGCGCAATATCTCAGTGATTCGGTGTGCGGCACGATTGCCCAAGCGGTTATCAAGTCGCGGACCGGTGAAGGATCGGTGCGCGATATTGTTGACCTCACTTTTGATGCGTTTGACAAGGAAGGCGCTGGCGCGCTGTCGTCATGGATGCTGCTGACCGGCAATGAAGATGCGCTCGATCCGATTGTTGATACTATTCACCAGCTGGTTGATGATATTGCCGTTGGCGGTCACGAGGACCGGGAAATGCATGAGGACACGCTGACGCTGGTGCTGATGGCATTGGGCGATGCGCTGATCGGCGAACGACTGGCTGATTCATTGGGACTGAAGCGCGATGCGGCACGCGACATGGCGGAGAGACATCTCGAACAGGCTCTGGATCGCTGGAAGACGGAGCATGAAACGGATTAG